A region from the Cannabis sativa cultivar Pink pepper isolate KNU-18-1 chromosome 9, ASM2916894v1, whole genome shotgun sequence genome encodes:
- the LOC115721993 gene encoding separase yields MVEKQDTYYFLDFLITELRSLKSQLSKDNFIKDLVDKENNAMKFVIFVASCANEFENSPDKPPDFQACIDEIADKLNQELLAYEDTFHDDVCGTSKTWLQKLRIVAIKGMLKGNENQYLEDCIQCLSNTISSLEVSSGGSHQRKKKRKKKLSSGGKSSYRTGHTNQLATAHCLRAFCFQQKDPSSKQVLEDIKIAIGLWVKIVTPNGTSEEEHFQASNNMINLLHSVTDLLSVKSCMMDYQPRRSYWLYYGNVG; encoded by the exons ATGGTAGAGAAACAAGACACTTATTATTTTCTTGACTTTCTTATCACAGAATTGCGGAGTCTCAAGTCTCAACTCTCCAAAGATAATTTTATTAAAGATTTG GTGGACAAGGAAAACAATGCAATGAAATTTGTAATATTTGTAGCTTCTTGTGCCAACGAATTTGAAAATAGCCCTGATAAACCCCCTGATTTTCAAGCTTGTATAGATGAGATCGCAGATAAACTCAATCAG GAACTTCTGGCCTATGAAGATACGTTCCATGATGATGTGTGTGGAACTTCTAAAACTTGGTTACAAAAATTAAGAATTGTAGCGATAAAGGGAATGTTGAAGGGCAATGAAAATCAATATTTGGAGGATTGTATTCAGTGCTTGTCAAATACAATATCTTCACTT GAAGTGAGTTCTGGTGGATCTcatcaaagaaagaaaaaaagaaagaaaaaattgagTTCAGGTGGAAAAAGTAGCTATAGAACCGGACATACAAATCAGTTAGCTACAGCACATTGTCTTCGGGCCTTCTGCTTTCAGCAAAAAGATCCAAGTTCTAAG CAAGTTTTGGAAGATATCAAAATCGCAATTGGCTTATGGGTGAAGATCGTTACTCCAAATGGTACCTCTGAAGAAGAACACTTTCAAGCTTcgaataatatgataaatttactccATAGTGTTACTGATTTGTTATCAGTTAAG AGTTGCATGATGGACTATCAGCCCAGGAGAAGTTATTGGCTGTACTATGGGAATGTAGGATGA